In Penaeus monodon isolate SGIC_2016 chromosome 7, NSTDA_Pmon_1, whole genome shotgun sequence, the following are encoded in one genomic region:
- the LOC119575514 gene encoding vegetative cell wall protein gp1-like, with amino-acid sequence MKHDRNYLQHFQNIAHSPTPNPQHFLIPPTPFTIPPTPNPQHFLIPPTPFTIPPAPNPQHFLIPPTPNPQHPSPFLQHPIPNTSSFLQHFLIPPTPFTIPPTPNPQHPHSSSTQSPTPFLIPPTPFTIPPAPNPQHFLIPPAPNPQHFLIPPTTPPHHPIPFPSKLSKSSKFLKPQYAQNAQNVHQITQNAQIP; translated from the exons ATGAAACATGATCGCAATTATCTCCAACATTTTCAAAACATCG CACATTCCCCAACACCCAATCCCCAACACTTCCTCATTCCTCCAACACCCTTCACCATTCCTCCAACACCTAATCCCCAACACTTCCTCATTCCTCCAACACCCTTCACCATTCCTCCAGCACCCAATCCCCAACACTTCCTCATTCCTCCAACACCCAATCCCCAACACCCTTCACCATTCCTCCAACACCCAATCCCCAACACTTCCTCATTCCTCCAACACTTCCTCATTCCTCCAACACCCTTCACCATTCCTCCAACACCCAATCCCCAACACCCTCATTCCTCCAGCACCCAATCCCCAAcacccttcctcattcctccaacACCCTTCACCATTCCTCCAGCACCCAATCCCCAACACTTCCTCATTCCTCCAGCACCCAATCCCCAACACTTCCTCATTCCTCCAAcaacccctccccaccatcccatccccttcccatcaAAATTGTCAAAATCCTCAAAATTCCTGAAACCTCAATATGCTCAAAACGCTCAAAATGTTCATCAGATTACTCAAAATGCTCAAATTCCTTAA
- the LOC119575515 gene encoding vegetative cell wall protein gp1-like has protein sequence MRNFTLGSRDSDDGSPYYSASLYPGSASSSDASASSVPGGVDAGVSLALASLMPPTLPLLPPAAAAAAAAAAALMPYHPHVSASQATSSSMGVGSHMAALSARTQPPPPAARHLHCGPAHSPPAARPRVARTSAFTVEELLKDRRSPSADVSARPHFPVIVSSLYGARAPPSPPSGGERSPQRPPSATPARAAPPSLPPSPPVALAASTTPPCASPRRPDRPPASPGAPRGLDGLLRRPAAHAPPRSPPSPASPAPPSPGRRDDRLPSPLSRRPLPKSNFLPAGASPMGVRPPACSPPAPAPPAPAGSPRPPASPARPSPPPPPPQPSSPATSASGLPPPTSQAPTPTPTEYSRPALSVPISRLRESTLRKNPEPESLRLFVVAYDLVLATPATSLEPNRIDNLNTPHSITHYPASSSGSPSLFTCATRSTCHVSCNPNATLQRQKRPESTKHRLSSVPYSC, from the exons ATGAGGAATTTCACTCTTGGTAGTagagatagtgatgatg gGTCCCCCTACTACAGCGCCTCCCTGTACCCCGGCTCCGCCTCCTCCAGCGACGCCTCGGCCTCCAGCGTGCCCGGGGGCGTGGACGCGGGCGTGAGTCTGGCCCTCGCCTCCCTCATGCCGCCCACGCTGCCCCTCctcccgcccgccgccgccgccgccgccgccgccgccgccgccctcatGCCGTACCACCCGCACGTTTCGGCGTCCCAGGCCACCTCCTCGAGCATGGGCGTGGGTTCTCACATGGCCGCCCTGTCCGCCCGCACGCAGccgcccccgcccgccgcccgccaccTGCACTGCGGCCCCGCCCActccccgcccgccgcccgcccgcgAGTCGCCCGCACCTCCGCCTTCACCGTCGAGGAGCTGCTCAAGGACAGGCGCTCGCCCTCGGCTGACGTGTCCGCGCGCCCGCACTTCCCCGTCATCGTGTCGAGTCTCTACGGCGCCCGCGCTCCGCCCTCGCCGCCGTCGGGGGGCGAGCGGAGCCCCCAGCGGCCGCCCTCCGCCACGCCCGCGCGCGCcgcccctccgtccctcccgccctcgccgcccgtCGCCCTCGCGGCCTCGACCACGCCGCCCTGCGCCAGCCCGCGGCGCCCGGACCGGCCGCCCGCGTCCCCCGGCGCGCCCAGGGGCCTTGACGGCCTCCTGCGCCGCCCCGCCGCCCACGCGCCGCCCAGgtcccccccctcgcccgcctCGCCGGCCCCCCCCTCGCCCGGCCGCCGCGAcgaccgcctcccctcccccctctcgagaCGACCGCTGCCCAAGTCGAACTTCCTCCCCGCGGGGGCGTCGCCGATGGGCGTGCGTCCGCCGGCCTGCTCCCCCCCGGCGCCCGCGCCGCCCGCCCCGGCAGGTTCGCCCCGCCCCCCAGCCTCCCCCGCgcgcccctcgcctccccctccccctccccagccttcCTCCCCAGCGACTTCGGCCTCGGGTCTACCCCCGCCCACATCTCAggcccccacgcccacgcccaccgaGTATTCGCGGCCTGCGCTTTCCGTCCCCATCAGCag gcttcgggagtcaaccctaagGAAAAATCCGGAACCGGAGTCCCTGAGGCTGTTCGTTGTCGCttacgacctcgttctggcaactcctgcgacgtcgCTGgagccaaaccgtatcg ATAATCTGAACACACCACACTCAATCACTCATTATCCAGCCTCGTCCTCAGGTTCGCCCTCCCTCTTCACCTGTGCAACAAGAAGCACCTGCCACGTGTCTTGCAACCCGAACGCCACACTGCAGAGGCAGAAACGGCCAGAAAGTACCAAGCACCGATTGAGTTCTGTTCCTTACAGCTGCTGA